In Rhodanobacter humi, the genomic stretch GCCAGCAGGGCAACGAGGGCGGATCGCGCCAGCAGCAGTCCAATGCGCAGGCGCCGAAGCAGGAACGCCAGCAGCAGCCGCGGAACAACGCCGCGGACGGCAACAAGGCCGCTCAGCCGGAACGTGCCGAGCGCAAGCCGGCGACGACTCCAGCACCTGCTGCGGTCGCGGCACCGAAGCCGGAAGCGCCGACACCGCGCCCTGCCGTTGCGCCCGCACCCGCCGAGTCCGTCGACGAAACCAAGCTGGTCGCACTGGTGGCGACCGGGGCTCCCGAAAACGCCGATGCTGCCGGCGACGCCGAGAACCCCTCGCGCCGTCGCCGTGGTCGCCGTGGCGGTCGCCGCCGTCGTCGCCACGAGGACGCCGCCGGCATGCCGGAGAACGCCGACCAGCTCAACGAGCTGGACGACGAGGATCGCGACGAGGCCGATGCCAGCGGTGGGGAGGAGCCCACGCCAGCGACGACGCCTTCGCCCGTCGACACGGCAAGCCCGGCCGTGGCCGACAAAGTCGCCGCCGAGACTGTCGCAGCGGCACCGCCCGCTCCCGTCGCGCCGCGCGCCGCGCCTGCGCCCCGCAGCACGCCGGTGCAGGCCGAGCGTCCCGAATCCGCGCGCGTGGTACTGACCGAAGCGCCGCTGGCCGCCGCGGTCGCCACCGCCTTCAGCCTGCCGCCGCTGCCGCCGATTCCGGAGAAGTCGGCATCGCCGGGCACCCCGGTGACGGACGTGGCACGCCCGGTCGAGACGAACATCACCGCTGACGGCGAAGCGAACCCGGCACGCGAATCCGCGTCAGCGGTCGTCGCGCCGAAGGAAGCTGCCGCACCAGCGCCTGTTCCGGCTCCCGCTCCGCTCCCGTCGGTGGACACGGCGGCTCACGCCGAGCCTTCGCTCGCCGCCCTCAACGGGCACGTCGCGCCCGCGCCTGCCGTCGTGCAGCCGCGACAAGGCGACCTGCTTGGCCACGAGGCCGCCAACACGCCGGCTGCTCCGGCTGCATACGAGGCGAAGCCCGCCGACGCAGCAGCTGAGGAGGAAGAGCCCCGACACGATGCGGCGCCCTGACGCCTGACCATGCGCCACGAAAAAGCCGGACTCACGTCCGGCTTTTTTTGTGGCTGCGATGTCCGTCGGGTGATGGGCTCAGGCACCCACCTGGTGGTTCGGCGCATCGATCAGGCCGTGCGCCGTCATCAGGTGCGCCAGCCCCAGCACGTGCTCCACACGCAGCTTCTCCATCAGCCGCTGCTTGTAGGTCGACACCGTCTTCGGGCTCAGGTTGAGCTGCTCGCCGATCATCGTCAGCGGTTTGCCGCGCACCAGCATCATCGCCACCTCAAGCTCGCGGCTGGACAGCGCATCGAACGGCGAGCTGCTGCCGTCCAGCGTGGCCAGCGCCAGCTGCTGCGCCACCGCCGGCGCGAGATAGCGCCGGCCGACAGCCACCTGGCGCACCGCCGTCACCAGCTCATCGGCGCTGCAGCCCTTGGTCAGGTAACCCGAGGCGCCGGCGTCGAGCAGGCGCTTGGGAAAGCGGCCGTCGTCCACCACGGTGACCACCACGATGCGCGTGGCCAGTTCGGCCCGGCTCACACGCTCGGTGAGCTCGATGCCGCTCATGCCCGGCATGTGCACGTCCACCAGGGCGATCTCGGGCTTGAGGCTGCGGATCAGGCGCAGGCCTTCCTCCGCGCTCGCCGCCTCACCGCAGATGCTCATGTCCGGCTGCTGCTGCAGGATCATCCGGAAACCCGTGCGCACGAGTTCGTGGTCGTCGATCAGAACGATCTGGATCATGCCCTGCCCTCCCTGATGGGTGCTCCTGGTTGCCGTATGTAGCGAAGCGCGGCGCATGCATGCGCCACTGCCTTGCCCTCGAACGGAAACTAGGCGGCTTCGCGGAAGGATGCAAGCAAAACGCCCGCATCGATCCGGCTCAGGCCGCCACGGAATCTCCGGATGAGACTTCCGTCGCATCGACCGGCGGCCTCGCATACGAGGCCAGCCGAATCGGGCCGCCGATGCCCAGCATCTCCACGCAGATGGCACGCCCGCTGCACAGATGCTCGTCGCGCGCGATCTCCCGCGCCAGCGTGATGGCCGGGCCCAGCAGCAACTCGCGGAACAAGACGATGTTGCCGCGACGGATGCTCCAGCGATACGCGGTGGTCTGGTTGAGCGAGACAAGCATCATGCAGGCGATCCCTGTGCGCGAGCCGCGATGCGGCAGGACGACGACGATCCAGGAGAATCCGAACCGTCGATCCCATGCACTGTGCCACGCAGCGCCCGTGCACTCTGTCAGCCAATACCTACGCATCGTGTCCGCCAAACCGGCAGGCCACGGTCAAGCTGGCCGGTTCGGCATATCGTGAGTTTTTCTGACAGATACGGGCAAGAAAAAACCCGCCAAGCGGCGGGTTTTCCTGAAGTTCCGGTTCCCCGGAAACTCGCGATTGGTGCCAAGAGGAGACCCAATTAAAACACTAATTCACTGATAAATAACGATTTTCTATGAGTTCGTGAGAATTTCATGCACAAATACATACACAAGCTGGCGCGCTTGCCAGTCAGACCATCGGCGATTCGAGTCCCTACCCGGGCATCATACTGAACGAATAGTGTGCGGACGATTCGCATCCGAGCAGTGCCCCTGTGCATCCCGTCCCGAGCAACTCCTCACGCTTCAGCTGCTCGACTGCTTGCAGCACCCGACGAGCATTTGCCAGCCTTCTGGCTATTCGCCTTTCTCACGCCGCAGCAAATCTCCGATATCACGCTCGACCAACTCCCCTCGCTTCAGCTGCTCGATCGACTGCAGCAACCGGCGTGCATTCGCCGGACGCCTGAGCAAATACCAGGTCTCACGCGCGCTGCTGGAGAAGGGCCACTGCGCCAGCAGCCAGAGGCGACGATGTAGTGGGATTGGATGCTTCACGACATTGCTCCATGCAAATTTGAATCAGCTTCGACAAAGCCCAGCGGCTGCACAAACGCCACCCTCAACGCCCTTTGGCCCTGAGGCGCTTCAGATCGGCGTCCAGTATGGATGCAGCCTCCGTCAACACGAAGCTATTGAGACAACTGCTGCTGGGCCTCAAGCGCCCCTGATCGCAGACAAAAACGGCTAGATCCCGGCTTCCGAACTCGTCCACGTAACGGACGAGACCTTGGTTCGCGATGGTCTTCCGTTGAGCGATCAGTTCCGGCCCCGCTTGGTCAGGGGAAGCTCCCAGGCACGCTGTAAGCACAGACCGACCGAGCTCGCGTTCGAGCGCTAGCCGGTCGCCCAGGTGTGAGGTCAGCGCCTTCTCGGAGACGGTCAGGATATGGTGAAAACGCATCGGCACCTCGCGTGTCAGTTGTCAGAGCACACAATGCTAGAGCGCCGTTGCGCGGTTGTCGGGTAGGTACAACAGGAAGCTCAGGACACCATATATTCGCGCTACTCCGTTGAAGGTAGGTCGACAAGCGGCAACGACGAGTCCGGGATGTCGCTGACCAATCGCTCGTGACCCACGTGCTCTTCGACAAAAACTACCGAGACTAGGAGCCCTTAAACAGGGCCGACCATACGGTAGATCCTTGCTGTTTAGCTGCGTGGCTCGGCATTCGCTGTGAATACTTTCTTGCGAGCCTCGTTGCGTTTTTGCCGCTCGCCTCTGTAGGCACTCCCTCGCCTACGGGCGGCGACCAACAAGCCGTCAAACACATTGATGTCCTTCAGCAGCTCGTCGGGATGAGGGATTGGCAACTGGTGTGCAGCATTGGTGTCGTGGGCGTCGGTAACTTCGCAACAGCGATCGTAGATGCGCGTGAGCTCCTCCCATTGGTCCTGCGGGAATCCGACTACCGCGCCGAAGCTTTCGACCGAAACGACGTCGCTGAACGGTTGGACGGTGTTATTCAAGAACACCTCGCGCACAGCACGCTCGATCGTACCCCGCAGTTTGGTGTAAGCCAGCTTGACCCGCTCCTTGGCGGGCTCATCTAGGTAGTCACCCACGCCTTTAAGTGCGGCGCCTAGGTCCCGCACCTGGCTGAGCCGGGCAGCGGTGTCCATGGTCTCCCACGTGAGCCCCGGAGTGACAAACCCGGGCCCTTGCCCTTCACTCCAGCTGACGGTCTGGAACAAGACCGGCTGTCCAGTCTGAGCCACTGTGCCGCCCATCTCGGCCAAGAACACCGCATCGTGAGTGAACACCACGACCGGACGCTCCTTGGCCAGCTCAGCCAGCCGCAGTGCCATACACCGGCGATGGTGGTGGTCGAAAGATGTCGAGGGGTCATCGAACACTACGGTCGACCGATGGTCTTGAAGGCGCAACTCAGCCAGGAATAGCGCCAAGCTCATGGCTCGCTGCTCTCCCTCGGAAAGAACCTGGCTCGCGGGATCGTCGCAGTCGACCACCTTCAACGCCATCATCGTCTTGCCGACGTCAGTGCGGCCGACCAGTTCTGGCTCCACGCTACGCCGCCGCCCCAACTTCGCCAGCTCCTCGTTCATGCCATCGGCCAAGGCATCTGTCACGTAGATGCCGGCCAACTTGGTCATCTGGCGGGAGACCGTCTTGGGGTTGAGGCCCCCATGACACGCCGTCAGGTGGTTGTGCGCCTTGGAGTCTTCGACAAACTGCTCTACCTCGGCCAGTTGCTTGCCCAACTGCACGCGGGACCGCAAGGCTGCGAGCTCCTGTTCCAGTTTGACCTTTGCTTGTGGATCGAGCGCCGCTCGAAGGTCTTTCGCCTGATCGCGCAATGCCTTTGCCTTGGTGGTCAGCCGGACGTCCAGAGGATCACCGGCGGGCAGCACAGGACGCTCCGCGGACCAGTCGTTCGTGGCCACGGCGTTCTGAGCCCACTGCCGGCGGTCGCTCCATGCTGAGGTGGTCTCTACCACCAGGTCATAGAGTGCAACGTCCCTCGCCTTCAACTCGTCTTGTGTTGTTTGGTCCACTGGGCTGAGGTTGGCTTGTCCTACCGCGTTCATGGTTTGGGTCATGACAGCGTTGGCTTCCTGCGCGTTCTTCGAAGCGTCTTCCGCCACGTAGCTTGCGAAGCGCACCATCCGCGCCTTGGCATCGTCGGCCAGCGGTGTCTGGCAGAGGACGCACTTGGCACCATCGTCGAGGTTGGGATGTACGTGCCCCGGATAGGCACTCTTAGTGGAGAACCGCTCCGCGGCTTCGAAGAGGGCCTTCCACACAGCATCACCGGTGCCAGGGAGCAAGCCTTCGGCACCGGGCTGGTCTTCGTGCAGCCGGCGCTGAGCGACAGCCAACACTGCTTCGGTGTTCCGCTGCTTGTCGTGCCGCTCCTTGATTTCATCCAAGGCGCGGTCGGTGACAAAGCGCTGGGCTTGTTTCACAGCAGTGACCGCGGTGTCGAGCCGGTTCGCCAAGAGCTCCGCGGCTCGCGCCTCCGGTTCCGGATTCATCGTGCCCAACACCCGCGTCAGCTCTTCGATGCGCGGCTCGTCCTCTGGCTTCATCGTTGCCAACTCGCGCAACCGCACCAAATCGGTGTCCTTGCCGAGCTTAGCGATGAGCCGTCCTACGTCGTGGTTCCCCAGGAGTGCATCGAAAGCCGTTCGGTTCAGCCGGATATGCCCGCGCTCTGCCTCGATCGTTGCCTGCATCTCGCGCTGCGCCGTGGCTAGACGATTGAGGTGTGGCAGGCCGTAGGGCTGGTATTCGCACGCTCCCTCGCGGGTCAGATAGTCTGTGCCGCAGGCACTGTCGTAGACCATCACGTTGCCCAGTTCGTCCAGCGAAGTCTGACCTTGCCGCCACGTGTAGGTGACGTGCCCCTTCTCGCCGTCGATGATGAAGGTCACATCGGCACTGGGAATGGGGCGAGGACGTTCACCCACGAATGCGTCAGGCAGGACCGCTTGTCGAACCCTCGCTCGGCAAGCGTTCTTAAGGACTCTCGCGTAACCCGACTTGCCCGCGCCGTTCTCACCGAAGACCACGGTGAGTCCCTCGGGTACCAGGCTTAGCTCCCGGCCTGCAGGAAAGCGGTTCACGTTCTCCAGCCGGTCGAGCTTGATGAGGCGGACAGTGGCGGTGCCGCCGGCTTGCGACACATCGTCCATCGAAAGCGGGATCGCCGCCACCGCGGCGGCCGGCCCTCCGTGGTGCTCTTGAAGCAGAGCCAGAACCTCGGCCTGATCCTGCACGCTCAGAGCTCCGTTGCGAAACAACCGGCGTAACGCATCGCTCTGCCACGCCGGCAACCCGCCCGCCCAAGCCAGGATGTCATCCACGAGTGCCATGCCCCCCTCCTTTTCGTTCCTTGAAGCACCATTCATACACCAAGAACGGCTGAGCGTGGATTCGCGCCCTCACTGGACTTGCTGTTGGGGACGGGGCTGCGCCGCACACCACGTCGCTAAGGCCGGAGGTGCGTGGAGCTCTTCGAGGATCAGGAGGTCGACGTCGCGCTCTTGAACCGCAAGCACGACGGGCATGTCATCCAGATTGATGGGCGCTCCTAGGAGTATCGTTTCGGCCAAGGGGGAAGGACATGGCAGTCAAAACGCACTACGACAGGTTCTGCCCCGATTCTGCGGACACTTTCGCTATGGCCCATACTGAGCCGACGGAGTGTCCATGTCGAAGCGCGAGCGTTGCGTCTCAGGCTTTAGGGGCGAAAGGGAGGGTCTAATGGAAGCGGAACAGGGGGTGGCTGCAGCCGCTATTGGAGAAGATCGGGCGTTTTTTCAGAGCAACTTGCCGCTTGCGGAGAAATTAGAGCGGGCCCGGGTCGAACTCCTGGACCTCTCAGCCCGTAACAGGCTGCTCAACATGCCCAGAGGTGCCCGCGGCGGTCGTTCGATCGAGATCGTCGATGAGAAGACCGCAGAGATCTTCCGCTTATTGGTTCGTGAGGGGAAAACCTTCACCTTTGTGGCGGGACGCGCTGCCGAAGGCAAGGAGCTGGCAACACCCTCGGGAGCAGTTGGAGAAGTGGCTGCCAACTATGCTCTAAGCGATAAGGCGGGGAAAGCAGCTCCTGCGGTTGAGCCCGACGAGATCGAGGATCTTGCCCAGCCGGACGATAACAGCACGGACGAGCGCGGTGTGTTGCGCCGGCATGCCGATACCAAGCTGCAGACACGGCTAACCAGCAAGGGCCTGCAGAAGCGCCTCTTAGAGCTCTATCTCGACGCGAACACCCTTGAAGAAGAGCAAGGCGTCAACGTGCTGTTCCTAGCGATGGGCGCACTGAAGTGGGTGGACCCCAACAACGCCGAGAACGTCCGTTATGCCCCATTGCTTCTCATCCCGGTCCAACTCGACCGCGGCAATGCTGGTGAACGGTTCAACCTGAAAGTTCGGCAGGACGACTTCGCCTCGAACTTGTCACTGGAAGCCTATCTAGATCGGGTTCACGCGCTGCGCATGCCCGCCTTCGAGGCAACGGATACCTTCGAACCGCTCGACTACATCAAGCAGGTTCGCAAGAGCGTTGAGGTAAAGACCGACTGGGAGGTGTTGCCCGATCACATGACCGTGGGCTTCTTCTCCTTCGCCAAATTCCTGATGTATCGGGACCTAGATCCGGCGGTATGGCCCAAGGGCGCCGCCATCAGCGAACACTCCCTGATCCGGTCTTTGCTCGCGGATGGGTTTGCTGGCGGTGACGATCTGGTGGATGAAGACGCTAACATTGATCCACTGATTCCGCCCGCCGAGATGCTCCACATCCTGGACTGCGACAGTTCGCAGGCGCTGGCCATCCACGAGGTGCGGCGGGGGAAGAACCTGGTTATCCAGGGGCCGCCGGGCACGGGCAAGAGCCAAACCATCGCCAACATCATCGCTGCTGCCGTCAAGGACGGCAAAAGCGTGCTGTTCGTGGCCGAAAAGATGGCCGCCTTGGACGTGGTGAAGCGTCGCCTGGACGATCGCGGGGTGGGTGATGCCTGCCTGGAACTCCACAGCAACAAAACCAGCAAGCGGGCCGTGCTCGAAGAGCTGAGGCGCACCTGGGAGCTGGGTGCCCCCAAGGCGCCCAGCCATGGCAGCTTGTTTGATCGGCTCACAGAAGCTCGCGACAAGCTCAATGCCCACGTGCAACGGCTTCATGAGCGGGATCCGGCTTCGGGATTGACTCCGTTTCAGGTGATGGGTCAGCTCGTCCGGTTGCGGGAACAGGGCGAGCGTCCCAACGACATCCGCTTGGAGGCGCCTGAACAGTGGGGACACGACGGCTTTGCGGCCCGCCTGAACCTGTTGAGCGATCTGGCAAATCGTGTGGCAGAGATCGGTAAGCCTGCAGATCATGCGTGGGTTGGAGTGGGCCTGGACGCAATTTCTCCGATGGACGCGGACCGCTTGGTTGGGCGCGTGCAAAAGCTTTCCGAACACATGGCCGCAGCTCGGCAGCAATTCGACACAGCCGCTACCTTGTTGGAACTCGACGCGCCGCTGCGGTTGTCGGATGTGCCGCCGATGGTGGAATTGCTCCAGCGCATTGCTCCCGCGCCGACGCTTTCCGCGGCAGCCATGGGTAATGAGGTCTGGCAGAACTCGTGGCCCATCACTGAACTGTTGAACCTGGGCGAGTGTTACGCCGCAGAACACGGGGCTCTCCTGGGGAGGGTGGCCGATACAGCTTGGGACGCCAACCTGGAAGAGCCGTTGCTCGCGTTGGGCGAACTGCCCGAAGCCTTCAATATGGATCAGTTCAAGCGGCTGGCTCGCCTGCCGGATGAACTCCCCCGCCTGATGGGTGAGGCGGCGGCATTGGCTCGCCTGTTGGGGCGAGAGCCTGGGAGCTCCCTCGGGGACTACCAGACCTTGGCACACATCGGTGAGCGGGTGGCGGCGGCCCCACCAGCCAGCCCTGAAACTTTTGCCTCGGATCTGTGGGATGGTGGTGTCGAGCGTGCCGGCGAGCTTGCACAGGCTGTGGCCGATTACGAAGGCGCCAAGGCCAGTATTGGGTCTCTGCTCACCGAGATGGCGTGGTCCTTGGATCTCGCCTCGGCCCGGTCTGTCTTGTCCGCACGTGGAACCAGCATCTTCCGCTTCTTCAGCGGGGAGTGGCGCGCAGCCAACCGTCTAATTGGCTCGGTCCTAGTTACTCCGAACCAGCCTTTGCCGATCACCTTGGGGCTCCTCGACACCTTAGCGAAGGGGCAAAACGCCAAGAAAGCGATCGAGGGAGAGGACACCTTCGGGCGCAGTGCCTTTGGAGACGACTGGCGCGGTGTGCGGTCCCACTCGGCACCTCTCCTGGCGCTGGTGGAGTGGATGCGGTCCCTGAAAGGGTTGGGTGCAGAGCCCCGCCTTATCGCGTCACGAAGTCCGGAAAAGACTGAAGTGGCCGCGCGTGCCAAACAACTGTCGGGGGCCTGCTTGCAGATCGAGCGGGACTTGCGGGCGGCGTGGGAAGAACTAGGGCGTGCCCGTGGGTCTTTCTTCGGTGACATCGCTTCGGTCGAGCGTGCGGATCTACAGGTCTTGGTGCAAGTCGCGTTGCGCTACACCGCAGCTCACACAGCAGCGAATGGCTGGGTCACCAGCGGGGCACAAGAGGCTGGAGCCATCCGTGCGGTGTTAGAAGAGCTGGAGGCGGGGCAGCGGGATCGTCAGACCCTGCGTGATCAGATCGCCTTGGGACAGGCGGCATTCGACGACGCGTGGAAAGCGGAAGATTCCGATTGGAACCACCTAAAGGTGGCCGCAGCCTGGTTGGAGCAGAACCAGGACATTCGTGCCTTGGCGGGCCGGATCCGTGAACGAGAGGCGTTGTTGCCACGTGCCAAGGTGCTCGCTGCTTCTCAGACGCACGTCCAAGCCAGCTTCAGAGCCTTGACCGATGACCTCCATCTCGATGTTGAGGCCTCGGTGGGCGGGACCGTTTCCGACGCACTGTTGGAAACCCTGGCATGGCGCCTTCAGCGTTGGAGCCACGAGTACGAGCAACTTTTCCGCTGGGTGAACTATCGCGATCGTTCGGCCAAGGCCACCGCCATGGGATGCGGCGAACTGGTGACCCGCTTGGGGGATGGGCGACTGAGCCCGGACACAGTGACTTCCGCGTTCGAAATGGCATATTTCGAGGCGACCTACACTCGCATGGCACGACAGCAACCCGCGCTGGCTCGTTTCGATGGTGCCACCCACGGACGCCTGGTCCAGGAGTTTGCGGATCTAGATCGCCAGCGCATCGCCGCGGCGAGCGTCCAGGTGGTGAAGGCGCACTACGAAAGTGTTCCCCCGCGAGATGGCAGTGCGCTCGGGCCGCTGGGTGTCCTGCGTGGCGAGATCCAGAAGCGCAAGGGCCATATGGCTGTGCGCAAGCTCGTCGAACGCGCTGCTCCAGCACTACGGGCGCTCAAGCCGGTCTTCATGATGAGCCCTCTGTCCGTGGCGCAGTTCCTGGTGCCGGGCGCCATGGAATTCGATTTGTTGGTGATGGATGAGGCCAGCCAAATCCAGCCAGTAGATGCGCTCGGGGCGATCGCCCGAGCCAAGCAGGTAGTTGTGGTGGGCGATCCCAAGCAGCTGCCGCCAACCGCTTTCTTCGCCAAGATGACCTCAAGCAGTGAGGACGACGAGGACGAAGACGGCGCCGCCGTGGCCGACATCGAGAGCATTCTGGGGCTATTTATGGCCCGGGGCCTGCCCACCCGCATGCTCCGTTGGCACTACCGCAGCCGGCATCAGTCGCTGATTGCCGTCAGCAACCGTCAGTTCTACGAAAACAAACTCTTTATCGTGCCCAGCCCCTACACCGCCCAAGGCGGCCAAGGGTTGCGCTTCCACCACATCCATGACGGTCTGTTCGACACCGGCAACAAGCGCAATAACCCGATCGAGGCGAAAGCGGTCGCGCAGGCGATCATCGCCCATGCCCAGACCTATCCTAAGTTGTCGCTTGGCGTGGCGGCGTTTTCCGCAGCCCAGCGGCGCGCCATCATTGATGAACTCGAAGTGTTGCGTCGGGGCCTGCCTGCGGAGGTCGAGGATTTCTTCAGGGCACATCGGTCCGAGCCATTCTTCGTCAAGAACCTGGAAAACGTCCAGGGCGACGAACGCGACGTGATCTTCATTTCGGTCGGTTATGGTCGATCGGTTCCTCACGGGCGGATTCCCATGCGGTTCGGTCCACTGGGCACCGAGGGCGGCGAGCGACGCTTGAATGTCTTGATCAGTCGCGCGAAGCAGCGATGCGATGTGTTCGCCTCCATGACCGACGAAGACATTGACCCCGCATACGCGGCCAGCAAGAAGGGGGTTTACGCCTTCCGCCTGTTCCTCCAATACGCACGGACAGGACGACTGCCCATGGCCGAGGTCACAGGGCGGGACCACGACAGCGTGTTTGAAGAGCAAGTGGCCAGTGCGCTGCGGGCGCGTGGCTACGACATTCAGGCACAGATCGGCCTCGCCGGCTTTTTCATTGATCTGGCTGTCCTAGATGAGGCGCGCCCAGGCCGGTTCCTCTTAGGGATCGAGTGCGATGGCGCGGCTTACCACAGTTCGCGCTCGGCACGGGACCGTGATCGTCTGCGCCAAGCGGTGTTGGAGGAACATGGCTGGACCATCCATCGGATCTGGAGCACCGATTGGTTTCAGCGGCCCGGTGAGCAGTTGGAGCGGCTAGTGCACCGCATCGAAACCATCAAAGCGGAGTATGACGAGCACCAGGAAGAGGTGACCCTGACCGTGCAGTTGGATACGGAAGCGCCCTATGTGGAGCGCGAAACCGTCGAAGATGGCGGAGAAGAGGTTGGGTTTGTGCCCTATCAGGAGGTCACCCTGACGCGGCCCCGGCATGTGGTGGTGGATCTTCATGAAGCCCCGCAGGGCATTTTGACCCAGTTGGTCGAGGAAGCCGTCCGCATCGAAGGCCCTGTCCACCGCGATCAGGTCATCACGCGGATCCGGGAAGCTTGGGGATTGAAGCGTGCCGGTGGACGTATCGAGGATGCTGTAGAGCGCTCCATCGAGATCGCTACCAAAATGCAGCGGATCGCACGACGCGGCGATTTCCTGTCACTCCCGGGCCGGAAGGCAGTGCCACGGGACCGCTCGGAGGTAGCCGCAACGGCGCTTCGAAAAGCCGAAATGTTACCGCCGACCGAGATCGAGGCTGCTGTGTCCCAGCTGGTTCAACGGAGCTTTGGGGCCACCCGCGATCAGGTGATCCAGGCCGTCTCGCGTGGGTTCGGGATCAGGAATACCAGCAGCCAAGTCCGATGTGCCCTGGAGGATGTGATCGAGACGATGATAGCTCGGCGGCAACTGAGGGAGGTTGCCGGTCTATTAACTGTGGTGGAGTAGCCCAATGGAGACAGATCTGATCGGCTGAATCAAGAATTCACATAAGGAGTAAGGAGTAAGGAGTTCGGCCGATCCCACAGGAGAGGGTTTGCACCGGAGCATGGGCATCACACCATCGAGTGGCGATGACAAACTCGCCGGCCAGTATTATCTGTTGGCAAGCCATCAACGTGCGGTCTAGCGCAACAGCTCCGCAAAGTATGGAGATTCGCTCGCTGAGCCCTGACTTCGGCAGTACCGACGTCCCCCCGGTTTTGAGTAGCGGGTCGGTTTAGAGTCCGGAGTTACTTTAACTGCTTCGCGTAGGCGGCTGGTGTCAGCCCGCCCAGCGCCTTCTTCGGTCGCTCCTCGTTGTATTCCCGCCGCCAGCGTTCGATCTCGGTGCGGGCGTGCAGCAGGCTGGGAAACCAGTGTTCGTTGAGGCATTCGTCGCGCAGGCGGCCGTTGAACGATTCGATGTAGGCGTTCTGGTTCGGCTTGCCCGGTTCGATCAGGCGCAGCTGCACACCGCGCTCGTGCGCCCAGGCGACCATCGCCTTGCCGCAAAACTCCTTGCCGTTGTCGGTGCGGATCGTCTTGGGCAGGCCGCGAATGAGCCCCAGGCGATCCAGCACGCGCGTCACGCCGATACCGGAGATGGCTCGTTCGACCTCGATGCCCACCGATTCATGGGTGGCGTCGTCGACGATGGTCAGGCACTTGAGGACGCGAGCGTCGGCGGTGCGATCGAACACGAAATCCATGGACCACACTTCGTTGGGCGCCGATGGACGACACAGCGGTTGCCGCTCGCTCACCGGCACCTTCTTCCGCTTGCGCCGACGCACCTGCAGCCGCTCCTCCCGATACAACCGCTCCACACGCTTGTAGTTCACCGGCTCGCTGCCCTCCTGCCGAAGCTTCAGGTGGATCATCCCCACGCCGTAGCGCTTGTGTCGCTGCGCCAGCTCCACGATCCGTCGTCGCAGCGCCACGTTGCGGTCTGGCTGCGCCTGATAGCGGTACGCGCTGGCGCTCATCCCCACGATACGCAACGCGCACCGCTCGCTCAGCCCCTTGTCGATCATCTGGCGCACCAACGCGCGTCGGGCCGGTGCGCCTACGGTTTTTTTCGCAGGACGTCCCGGATGACCTCGTTCTCGAGCATCTGCTCGGCCAGCAGCTTCTTCAGCCGCGTGTTCTCCGTTTCCAGCTCCTTCAGGCGCTTGGCGTCCGGCACGCTCATGCCGCCGAACTTGCTGCGCCACAGGTAGTAGGAGGCCTCGCTGAAGCCGTGCTTGCGGCACAGCTCCTTGATCGGCAGGCCGGCGTCCGCCTCACGCAGGAAGCCGATGATCTGTTCTTCGGTAAACCGCTTCTTCACGTCCAACCTCCTTCGGATGGGGGATTGGACTCCAAACCGCGGTGCTACTCAAAACCGGGGGGACGTCGGACTTACAGAGAGATACAGGCCTTTGCCGTCGGCGAGCATATAGGCCCGCTCTTGCGGCTTCGCTTTGCGAACTTCCAGTTCAGTCAGGGGCTTTGCAAGCTTGGGCATTTACAGGGACCTGTTTGTGTATGTTCATAGACGAAC encodes the following:
- a CDS encoding DUF3320 domain-containing protein encodes the protein MEAEQGVAAAAIGEDRAFFQSNLPLAEKLERARVELLDLSARNRLLNMPRGARGGRSIEIVDEKTAEIFRLLVREGKTFTFVAGRAAEGKELATPSGAVGEVAANYALSDKAGKAAPAVEPDEIEDLAQPDDNSTDERGVLRRHADTKLQTRLTSKGLQKRLLELYLDANTLEEEQGVNVLFLAMGALKWVDPNNAENVRYAPLLLIPVQLDRGNAGERFNLKVRQDDFASNLSLEAYLDRVHALRMPAFEATDTFEPLDYIKQVRKSVEVKTDWEVLPDHMTVGFFSFAKFLMYRDLDPAVWPKGAAISEHSLIRSLLADGFAGGDDLVDEDANIDPLIPPAEMLHILDCDSSQALAIHEVRRGKNLVIQGPPGTGKSQTIANIIAAAVKDGKSVLFVAEKMAALDVVKRRLDDRGVGDACLELHSNKTSKRAVLEELRRTWELGAPKAPSHGSLFDRLTEARDKLNAHVQRLHERDPASGLTPFQVMGQLVRLREQGERPNDIRLEAPEQWGHDGFAARLNLLSDLANRVAEIGKPADHAWVGVGLDAISPMDADRLVGRVQKLSEHMAAARQQFDTAATLLELDAPLRLSDVPPMVELLQRIAPAPTLSAAAMGNEVWQNSWPITELLNLGECYAAEHGALLGRVADTAWDANLEEPLLALGELPEAFNMDQFKRLARLPDELPRLMGEAAALARLLGREPGSSLGDYQTLAHIGERVAAAPPASPETFASDLWDGGVERAGELAQAVADYEGAKASIGSLLTEMAWSLDLASARSVLSARGTSIFRFFSGEWRAANRLIGSVLVTPNQPLPITLGLLDTLAKGQNAKKAIEGEDTFGRSAFGDDWRGVRSHSAPLLALVEWMRSLKGLGAEPRLIASRSPEKTEVAARAKQLSGACLQIERDLRAAWEELGRARGSFFGDIASVERADLQVLVQVALRYTAAHTAANGWVTSGAQEAGAIRAVLEELEAGQRDRQTLRDQIALGQAAFDDAWKAEDSDWNHLKVAAAWLEQNQDIRALAGRIREREALLPRAKVLAASQTHVQASFRALTDDLHLDVEASVGGTVSDALLETLAWRLQRWSHEYEQLFRWVNYRDRSAKATAMGCGELVTRLGDGRLSPDTVTSAFEMAYFEATYTRMARQQPALARFDGATHGRLVQEFADLDRQRIAAASVQVVKAHYESVPPRDGSALGPLGVLRGEIQKRKGHMAVRKLVERAAPALRALKPVFMMSPLSVAQFLVPGAMEFDLLVMDEASQIQPVDALGAIARAKQVVVVGDPKQLPPTAFFAKMTSSSEDDEDEDGAAVADIESILGLFMARGLPTRMLRWHYRSRHQSLIAVSNRQFYENKLFIVPSPYTAQGGQGLRFHHIHDGLFDTGNKRNNPIEAKAVAQAIIAHAQTYPKLSLGVAAFSAAQRRAIIDELEVLRRGLPAEVEDFFRAHRSEPFFVKNLENVQGDERDVIFISVGYGRSVPHGRIPMRFGPLGTEGGERRLNVLISRAKQRCDVFASMTDEDIDPAYAASKKGVYAFRLFLQYARTGRLPMAEVTGRDHDSVFEEQVASALRARGYDIQAQIGLAGFFIDLAVLDEARPGRFLLGIECDGAAYHSSRSARDRDRLRQAVLEEHGWTIHRIWSTDWFQRPGEQLERLVHRIETIKAEYDEHQEEVTLTVQLDTEAPYVERETVEDGGEEVGFVPYQEVTLTRPRHVVVDLHEAPQGILTQLVEEAVRIEGPVHRDQVITRIREAWGLKRAGGRIEDAVERSIEIATKMQRIARRGDFLSLPGRKAVPRDRSEVAATALRKAEMLPPTEIEAAVSQLVQRSFGATRDQVIQAVSRGFGIRNTSSQVRCALEDVIETMIARRQLREVAGLLTVVE